The genomic DNA CGGCGTCATCAGCTTGAACGCCACCGAGAAGAACGTGCGGAACTCACCCGCCCCGTCCAGCCGTGCCGACTCCAACAGCTCTTGCGGAACGGCCGCGTTGGCGAAGATCCGCGCGAGATAGACACCGAACGGGCTGACGATGCTGGGCAGGAACACCGCGAAGTACGTGTTGACGATCCCGGTCGCCGAGAACAGCAGGAACAGCGGGAGCGCCAGCGCGGTGGTCGGGACCAGGACACCGCCAAGGATCACGGAGAACAGGAACTCCCGTCCCCGGAACCGGAACTTGGCGAGCGCGTAGCCGCACAGCGCCGAGATCAGCGTTCCCACGGCCGCACCCAGCACGGCGTAGATCACGGTGTTGAGGGCCCAGCGGCCGAAGATGCCGTCGCTGCGGGTGAACAGGACCCGCAGGTTCTCGAACAGGTTGAAGTGCGAGAACGCCAGGCCGTTGGTGGCGGCGAGGTCGCCCTGCGGCTTGGTGGAGGCGACGATCAGGAAGTAGATCGGCAGCAGGAAGTAGATCGCCAGCAGCAGCATCAGCGCCATCGCGGCGGTACGGCTGACCTGGCTCTCACGGTTGACGGATCGGTTGGTCACAGGCCGGCCCTCTTCGACGTCAGTCGCATGAACCCGAAGCTCAGGACGAAGGTGATGACGGCGATGACCACGGAGATCGCCGCGGCCTGCTGGTAGTTGTTCCCGGAGGCCACCGCGTAGGCGAGCATGTTCGGCGTGAACGTGCTGGAGATGTTCGAGGAGATCTGCCGCAGCACGGCCGGCTCGGCGTAGAGCTGGAGCGTGCCGATGATCGAGAACACCGTGGTGAGGACGATCGACGGGGCGATGATCGGGACCTTGATCCGCCACGCGATGGCCCAGTTGCTCGCGCCGTCGAGCTTGGCGGCCTCGTACAGCTCCTGCGGGATCGACTGCAGCGCCGAGAACATGATCAGCATGTTGTAGCCGGTCCACAGCCACGTGGAGATGTTCGCCGCCGACCAGAGCACCGCGCCCGGCCCGAGGAAGTCGGGCTTGAGTCCGATGTCGTTCAACAGGTCGACGACGGGGCTGAGTTGGGGCGAGTAGAGGTACGACCACATGATCGCGGCGATGACACCGGGCACCGCGTACGGCATGAACGCGGCGATGCGGAAGGCGGACTTGAGCCGCAGCAGGGGAGTGTCGAGGAGCAGCGCGATGACCAGCGCGACGAACAGCATCACCGGCACCTGCACGATGCCGAACAGCCCGATGCGTCCGATGCTGGACCAGAACTCGTCGTTCTGGAAGACCTTCCCGTACTGCTCGAAGCCGCCGAAGGTCGTGTACGAGGTGCCGTACTGACCGCCGGTGCGGCGCACGACGCGGACGCTCTGCCACAGCGCGTAGCCGACCGGCACCAGGTAGAACAGCACGAACGGGAGGAAGAAGGGGATCACGAACGCGAAGATGGTGCCCGCCCGGGGGCCACCGCCGTTGAGACGGCGGCGGCCCCCGGGTGACCGCACCACGCGTGTCGCGCGGGTTGCGATGTCGGTCATTGCGCGGTCACTTGCCCGCCGCGGCCGGGATCGCCTGGTCCTTCATGGACTTCAGCGCGGCCGCCTGCGCCGCCGCCAGCGCGTCGCTGAGCGTGCCGTCACCGGCCGCCGCCTTGGCCATCGCGTCCTGCAGCGCGAGGTTCACCGTCTTCTGTGTGGGTCCCCAGGCGAAGCTGGTGTTGATCTTCTTGGACGAGGCGGCGAAGACGTCGAAGATCTTCTCGTTGTTGTAGTACGGAACTCCCTTGGACAGCGCGGGCAGTTGGAGCCCCGCGTCGGCCGCCGGGTAGAGGCCGCCCAACTGGTTCTCCAGCGCGAGGGCCTCCGGGTCGGTGTTGAGCCAGGTGTTGAACTTGACCGACTCGTAGAGGTGCTTGCTGCCCTTCATGAACGCGACGGTCGAGCCGCCCCAGTCACCGGAGGCGCCGTCCGAACCCCACGTCGGCATCGGGACGATCGTCCACTTCCCGGCCTGCTTGGGCAGGTTGTCGCGGAACATGCTGTAGCCCCAGGCGGCGCCGATGTAGCTGGCGATCTGGTTCTGCTGGTAGGCGGCGTACATCTGCGTCGAACCGTGGGCGAGATCGGTGCGCACGAGCTTGCCGGAGATCAACTTCTGCCAGTAGTCGGCGACCTGCTTGCTCTGCTGCGACGCGACGGTGACCTGCCACTTGCCGCCGGAGTAGCCGTACATCTGGGAGTCGCTCTGCCAGAGCAGGCCGTTGAACCACTCCGCGTTGTTCGGGTCGAAGAACGTGATGTCGAGCTTCGAGTCCGCCTTGTGCAGCTTCTGCGCGGCGGCCGCGTACTCGTCCCAGGTCGTGGGGATCGCGACGCCGTACTTCTTGAAGATGTCGCTGCGAACATAGAGGGCCATCGGGCCGGTGTCCTGCGGCAGGGCGAACACGCCGGTGTTGCCGAAGCTGGTCTGCGACCAGGTCCACGGCACGAACTTCGACTTGGCGGCGGTGGCGGCCGAGCAGGCGGAGGCGTCCACGAAGGCGCTCTGGGTGCGCAGGTTGGGGAGTTCGTCGTAGCCGACCTGGGCCAGGTCCGGCGCCTTGCCCGCCTTGAGGGCGTTGCCGAGGGTGCCGTACTGGTCGTTGGAGATGTTCTTCGTCTCGACCTGGATGTCCGGGTTCTTCTTGTTCCACAGGGCGACGACCTTGTCCATGCCCGGAACGGTGTTCCAGTACTGGAGGGTGACCTTGCCCTTCGCGGGCGCGCAGGAGGCCGCGGATGTCTTGGCCGACGGCGCGGATGACGAGCATCCGGCGAGTACGGCGACACTGGCGGCCACGGCGACGGCGCCGAGGCGGATGCGCGTGACTGTGCTGCTCATGGTTTCCGTTCCAGACAACGACTAGCGACGGTGCTAGGCGGCTCGATGCTGATCCCTCGGGCGGGATGCCTTCTGGGTGGAAGGGACGTGGGCACACCATTTGTTGCGGGGTCTAAGAGCGTCCCGTGAGCGCTCCCGTGAGCGCTCACGGGACTGCTTGCAAATAGACCTCTTGAAGTGTGTTGCGAATGTTCGGAAGTTTGCGCTCCGGTGCGGGCGGGTGTCAAGACATTCGGACCGGACGCGGGAGCGGCGGTCAGGCGGAGCCGCTCAGCCGCAGTTCGCCCCGCACGACCAGCTCATCGGCGGCAAGCGCTTCCCCTCCCGACAGCAGGCGCGCGACCTGCTCGATGGCGAGTGCGCCGAGCCCGCGGGTGTCCAGGGCGACGCTGCTGAGCGGGGGCTCGACGAGTGCCCCGAGCTGCAGTCCGTCGAAGCCGATGACCGCCAGATCCTGCGGGATCCTGCGGCCGAGCCGGCGGGCCTCGCGCAGGGCGCCGATCGCGATGATGTCGTTGAACGTGAAGACCGCGGTGATGTCGGGGTGGTCGGCGAGCAGGGTCCTGAGCGCCGCTCCGCCGCCGTCGGCCGACTGGTCCGCGCCGACCACCAGGCCGGTCTCGAGGCCGTGCGCCGCCGCGGCCGTCGTGAACCACTCGTGCCGGATGCTCGGTTCGGCACGAGTGTGGTGGTCGAGCATGCCGATCCGGGTGTGCCCCCGCGCGACCAGGTGGGCGACCGCGGCGTGCACCCCCTCCGTGCCGTCGATCCGGATCGCGCTGAACCGCGTGCGCTCCTCCCGGCCGATGAGCACCACCGGCATACCGCGCGTGAACTTCTCCAACTCGCTCTCGGGGCAACTGAAGTAGCCGATGACCGCGTCGACCTGCGAGCTGATCACCTGGAGCGTGCCGAGTTCCTCCTCCGCCCGGTCCCCGGTGTCGTACACGACGACCTGCCAGCCACGGGTCCTGGCCGCCTCCAGCGCGGCGGCGGCGACCTCCGTGAAGAACGGGTTGAGCAGATCGGGGATCACCAGCCCGATCGTCATCGTGTCCTGCCGGACCAGCCCCCGGGCGAACCGGCTCGGCCGGTATCCGAGCGCCCGAGCGGCGTCGAGCACCCGCTGTTTCGTGACGCTGTCGATCTCGTCCTTGTCGTTGAGCGCCCGCGACACGGTCTGCCGGGACACCCCGGCGGACTTGGCGACGTCATTGATCGTGATTTTCCGGGGCTCGGTCCCCGCTGCCGACGGCAGCACCATCGCCCACCTCCCGCTTCTCGCGAACGCCGGTGCGCGCGCAGAGCCCGAGTATGCATGTACGGGGGCGGCGGCACGAAGCTGCGGCTCGGGACGACGGTGCGACGGGGGCGCCGGGGCGAGGTCCGGGGGTCTTCGGCGTGGAGGTCCGTGCGGTGGGGGTGGGCGTGGCTTCGGGCGCGGGTGACGGGGCCGGTTGTCTGTGTCGGCTGGGTGCTGGGGGTGGTCGGAGTGCGGGGGAGTGACGGTCGCAGGTTGGCGCTGATGTGTGTCCGGGTTCCGTGTGCGTGCTTGTGCGGTGGGGTGTTTGCGCGGGCTCCGGGCGCTGGCGACGGGGCGGATCGTCTGCGCTGCTGGGGCGCGGTGGGTGGGGCGGGGTGCGGCGGAGTGCCGGTCTCGGGCTGGCGCTGATGTGTGTTCCGGGCCTTGTGCACGTGTTTGTGCGGCGGGATGTCTGCGCGGGTTCGGGTGTTGGCGGCGGGTGCGGTCGTGTGTGCTGGTGAGGTGGGTCGGGGTGTGGGAGTGCGATGGTGCTGGCCGCCGTGGATGTGAGTTGGGGGGCCTCGCGCTCGCGTCTGTGCGGTGGGATGTCTGCGTGGGTTCGGGGGTCGGCGGCGGGCGTGGTCGTGTGTGCTGGTGGGGTTCGTCGGGTGGGTTGGAGTGCGGCAGCGCTGGGCCGCCGCGGATGTGAGCTGGGCCTTGCGCTCGCGCCTGTGCGGTGGGGCGTCCGCGCGACTTCGGACGACGGTGACGGGTCCGTTCGTCTGTGCTTCCGGGGCTCGTTGAGGGGATCCCGGGTGGATCGAGGCGCGGGAGGGCGACGGCGACCGGCCGCCGCAGACGTGTGCTCCGGGCCTCGCGTACGCGGGATGATCCGCCGCGCAGGTCCTACGGCGACGGCACGGTGACCGGTGCCTGCGGGAGTGCCGGTACGCCGGTGGGATCGTCGAGGAGAGCGTCGCGGCAGGTCTGGAACGCGCCGCGCAGCGTGGCCTCGCCGCCGAGGACGCCGTAGGTGATGGTCGGCTGCGTGGCGGGTGCCAGCGCGCGGCGCCCGGCCAGGCGGGCGTCCAGTCCGGGCCGGAGCCAGGAGGACCAGGTGGCGAGGTATCCGCCGAGGATGATCTCGCCGGCGTCGGTGACCCCGGACACGCCGAGGACGGCGGCTCCCAGCGCGTGCCCGGCCGCGCCGAGCGCGGCGACCGCGTCCGGCTCGCCCGCGCGCAGCCGGCGGTCCAGCTCGGCCAGCGCCGCCTCGCCGCCCTCCGACTCTGCGACATGGTCCAACCCGGCCGCGTGGATGAGGGGTTCGGGGCCGATGTAGGTCGCCAGGCAACCCTGGGTGCCACAACGGCAGTCGGGGCCGTCGAGGGCGATCGGCAGGTGTCCGATCTCGCCCGCCATGCCGTGACTCCCGCTGTGCACACGGCCGTTGACGAGGAGCCCGCCGCCCACACCGGTGTCGGCCTTGATGTAGGCGACGGTGTCGGGGTGCTCCACACCGGCGGCTTCGAGGGCGTGGTACTCGGCCAGGGCCGCCATGTTGGCGTCGTTCACCACGTCGACAGGGCAGTCGAGCAAGGGGAGTTCGGCCGTCACCAGAGCGCGCAGATCGGTACTGCGCCAGCCGAAGTCGATCGCGGCGGCGACCAGTTGGGAGGTCCCGACGACCGGTCCGGCCATGGCCACGGCGAGTTGGGCGAGGTGGGCGTGCGGTGCCACCTCCCGTACCGCCGCCTCGGCCGAGCGCACCACGCAGCCGATCACCGCGGCCAGGGCGCGCGGATCGCCGTACGGGGCGTGGTGGGGCGCCGACTCGCGGTGCAGGACGTGCCCTTGGAAGTCCGCCGCCATGACGTGCACGGACTCCAGGCTCACCTGGGCGGCGAGGATGACCACGCGTTCGGGGACGAGCCCCAGCAGACGCCGGGGGCGGCCCCGGCCGCCGGTCGGCACGGACCCCGCCTCATGGACCAGACCGCGGTCGATGAGCTCCGCGACCAGCGCGGTGACGGTGGCATGCACCAGTCCGGTGCCGACGGCGACCTCGGTACGGGCACACGGGCCGTGGGCGTCGAGGTACCGCAGCACCAGGGCCAGATTGCCGCGTCGTACGTCGGCCGAGTCGGCGGGTGCGTTCACGCGGATGATTGTGCCCCCGCCGGACCGGATCAGGTCAAGGTGGCCAAGATATTATTTTTCGAGCCTTGAAATAAATAATTCCGCGTGGCCATACTCCCGGCACCGGCAACGGTGCCGGTCCGTCCCCGTGGAGGCGTCCTTGTCCGCTTCGACCTCTTCCGCCCCCGCCACCGCCAAAACGGACGACGCCCTGGGCCGCTCCCAGGTCAACGTCCTGATGTGGTCGATGGGCGCGGGATTCGCCGCTCTCTACACCGCTTACGCCGGCCTCGTCGTGGTTCTGCTCCCCGCTCAGATCCAGAACCTCGACGCCGCCGCGAAGGAATCGAACCTCGCCCTGGTGACGATGACCTCGTCGATCGTCACGCTCTTCGCCCAGCCGATCATCGGCGCCATCTCGGACCGGACCCGAGGCCGCCTGGGCCGCCGCACCCCCTGGATGCTGTTCGGCGCCGTCGGCTCGACCCTCTCCCTGCTGGCCATCTCGCACGCCACCACCCTGCTCTGGCTCACGCTGATGTGGGTCGCCGTGCAGGTCCTGCTGAACGTCATCCAGGCCCCGCTCACCGCCGTCATGGCCGACCGTGTCGCTCCCCGCCGGTTCGGTATCGTCTCCGCCTTCGTCGGCCTCGGCTCCAACCTCGGCGCCACACTCGGCGTGATCCTCGCCGCCCGCTACGCCGGACAACTCGGCCTGGGCTACGGCGTCATCGCCGCGGTCGTCCTGGTGACCGTGCTCGCGTTCGTGCTGCTCAACCGGGACCGCACCCGCCCCGAGGCTCCGGGGCCCTTCTCCTGGCGGGAGTTCCTCACCGGCTTCTGGGTCTCACCCCGTCAACACCCCGACTTCGCCTGGGCGTTCGTGGCCCGCATGACGTTCATCCTCGGCTACTGGGGCGTCGCCACCTACCAGCGCTACGCCCTCCAGGACTACGTGGGCCTGGACGCCGACGCCGTGGACAGCGCCCAGCAGTTGATGTCCGTGCTCGCCCTCGTCGGCACCCTCGCCGGCGCGATCCCGGCGGCGAAGATCTCCGACCGCACGGGCCGCCGCAAGATCTTCGTGATCGGCGCGTCGGTCCTGCTCGCCCTGTCCATGGCCATCCCGCTGGTCAGCCCCACCCTGCCCGCGATGTACATGTACGCGCTGGTCAGCGGCATGGGCTTCGGTACGTACATGTCGCTGGACATGGCCCTGATGACCGAGGTCCTGCCCAAGGGCGCGGCGGCCGGCAAGGACCTGGGCATCCTCAACATCGCCACCAACATCCCGCAGGCCCTGGGACCGATCATCGCCTCCGTGCTCATCACCTCGTTCGCCGCGGGCTCCGACAAACTCCCGGGCTACCGTGTCCTGTTCGCCTTCGCCATGGCCGTCGTGCTGATCAGCGCGCTCGCGATCCGGCCGATCAAGGGCGTCAAGTAGCGGGCGGGGCGCGAGACTTCGACCGACATCCATAACCTCCCACCTCCACAAGGAAGTTGCTCCGTGCCCCAGTCCGTACTCGCTGTCACGTCCCAGGGCCCCGTCCTCGGGACGTGGCAGCACACCACCGCCCGCTTCCTCGGCATCCCCTACGCCCAGGCCCCCGTCGGTGAACTCCGCTTCGCCGCCCCGGTCCCGCCCGAGCCGTGGACCGAGCCCCTCGACGCCACCCGGTACGGGCCCACCGCGCAACGCCGCCCCTTCGTCCTCGACGGCCCCACCACCATCCCCGAACCGTCGATACCGGGCGCCGGGGTACTGAACCTCAACGTCTTCACCCCGGATCCGAGCCCGGGCGCCGACCTGCCGGTCCTCGTCTGGATCCACGGCGGCGGCTACGTCGCCGGATCCGCCGCCAGCTCCTGGTACGACGGTTGCGCCTTCGCCCGCGACGGGATCGTCCTCGTGTCCATCGGCTACCGGCTCGGCATCGAGGGCTTCCTCCCCCTCGACGACGCCCCCGACAACCGCGCCGTGCTCGACTGGATCGCCGCGCTGACCTGGGTACGCGACAACATCGAGGCGTTCGGCGGCGACCCCGGAAAGGTCACCATCGCCGGTCAGTCGGCGGGCGGCGGCGCCGTGCAGACCCTGATGGCGACCCCCTCCGCGCACGGGCTGTTCCGCGCCGCGATCTCCCAGTCCGGCGCCATCAGGTCCCCCCAGCACCGCCGCGACGCCCTCACCGACTCGGCCCGCCTCACCGAACGCACCGGCGTCCCCGCCCGCGCCACCGCACTCCGCGACCTCACCGACGACGAACTGCTCGCCCTCCAGGACGCCCTCGCCACACCGGAGGCAGGTCTGACGCTGGCGCCTTTCGCGGACGGGGAGTTGATCCCGGTCCCCGTCCCGGATGCCTTCGCGGACGGCAGCGCAGCCTCCGTACCCCTCCTGCTCGGCTTCACCGAGCGCGAGTTCTGCCCCCAGCCCGGGAGTACGCCAACTCCCGTACCGGCCAAGGCGGTTGAGGCGGTGCTGGCCGGTCACGGTCTGAGCCCCGAGGCCGTGACCGCGTACGCCGCCCTGAGGGAGGGGACGGACCCGGAGGAACGCATGGGCCAGGCCCTCACCGACGCCATCTTCCGCGGCCCGTCCCTCGCCCTCGCCGAGTCCCGCGCCCACCACGAACTGCCCACCTGGCTCTACCACTTCACCTGGGGCAGCGCCGCCCACTGCGTCGAGATCCCCTTCGCCTTCGACCTCCTGGACGCCGAACGCGTCACCGCCGCGACGGGCCCACACCCACCCCAGTCCCTCGCCGACGCGATGCACGCCGCCTGGGTCGCCTTCGTCCGCGACCTGGACCCGGGCCCGAACTGGCCCCGCTACACCGACAAGCGCCGTACGACGATGACGTGGGACGCCGTCCCGGAGGCCCTCGACGACCCGCTGGGCGCCGAACGACGTATCTGGACGACGCCGTCGACCACCCCATGAGTCGGCCGGACTTCCGCCACCGCACCGGGGTGCCCCGTCCGGCGACCTGACCGATGGGCCGCCGGTGCGGGCGTCTCGCCGCTCCAGGCCGCGAAGGACCCGCTCGGCGACCGACACCTCACCGGGGACAGCCGGATCGCACCTATGCTGAGCTGCGACGGAGCGACGGGAGGCGCGGATGCACAAGCACGGCATTCGGATGCCCGCCAGGGTGGCGGCGGCGGTGGTGGTGTCGGTGCTGATCGCCGTGGCGGCATGCGGTCACCAGGACGCGGCGACGAGGGCTCCTTCGGTCGGCGCCTCCCCGGATTCCTCTGATTCCTCCGTGTACGCCGCCGAGTTGGAGAAGAGCGACCTTCCCTGGAGCGGCAGTCCGAGCCCGTACAACGCCGAGGTGAAACTCTCCGACGGCCGCCGCGTGGCCCTGCACTACCGCCGGGGCAAGGGGCTCGTCGAGCAGCACTACAGCCCCCGGGCCAAGGCCTGGACCGAGCCGAAAGTCGTCTACCGCACCCGGACCGACGCCTGCCAGGGCATCCAACTGCGCACCAGGAACGGAACCGTGGCGGTGATCGCCGACTTCGGCTCCTACTGCTACGACGGTGAACCACCGACCGAGTCCATCGCGGCCGTCGGTGTCGGCAACCTGACCGAGTGGAGCGTCAACGTCACGAAGAACTTCGACGGTTGGGAACGGGCCACCGTCTCCGAGGACGGACAGCGGGTGGTCTTCGGGAGCGACCCCACGCTCAACTGGAGCCGGACCAAGGGGTTCGAGGGTCGGTGAGCCCCGATACGGTGACCGAATTCGGCCGCCGTCAGTCCAACTCGGCCCATGCGGCGACGAGTTCCGGCACGTAGACCGTTGCTTGAACCTCCGTGCACGCGCGCGACATGCGGGCACGCAAGGTGTCGAGGTCCGCTTCCTCGGCGGTGGTGATGCCGCCGCGTTCCATCACCGGCAGGAGACTGCGTGCCGACTCGGCGATCAGGGTCACCGCGGCCGAGTCGGGGCCGCCCGTGGGCACGGCGACCGCCACACGGGGATCGGACAGCCCCGAAAGCCTCAGCACATGGGCGAGGCGCTCACCCATGTCGGGGTCGCGGCCACCTTCCCTGAGCGCCGCGCAGATCCACTCCACGCTCCGCGTCACCAGTGGAACGTCGGGGACGGCGCGGGTCCTTGAGATGTTGAAGTCCTGGAATGTGACGACGCCACCACGACGCACTAACCCTGTCAGTGCTTTCACGGTCCCTATCGGATCGTCGAGGTGAATCAGGATCAGCCGTCCCACCACGGCGTCGAAGGACCCGGATGTGTCGAGATCGGCGAGATCACCCTGTTCGAAGGCGATGTTCTCGAAAGGGGACGCGGCCGCGTTGTCGCGTGCCCGCGCCAGGACCCCCGGTTCCCGGTCGACACCGAGGACTCGGCCGCTCGGGCCGACGATACGCGCGGCGCAGAGCGACACTTCCCCCGTACCGCAGCCGACGTCGAGGACGTGCATTCCCTCCTTCAACCCCGCTGTCCGCAACAGATATTCGGTGTGGCGGTCGTACAGAGAAGCCTGCATTCCGAGCCGGTCCGCCTCTTCGGAGGTATTTCCCATCACATAGGAACCGGGGTCTTTGTCTGCCATTCCTGATCCATTCCATTGCTTGAGGCATGCCCTGAGCGCGGCACGTCATCAATTACGGAGTGTAGGAATCGCCCGGTGGGCAGTCTTCGGCGCGATCATGGAGTGGGCGGGCGGATCTCTGTGGATTCCACAGTCGGGGTCAGCCTGTGATGCCGACGACCGAGCGGAGCAGGCCGGTGAAGGTGCGCGGATCGGTTCCGGTGAGCTTGTGCCACTGGCCGAGCCGGTAGGCCACCGTGTTGGGGTGGATCCGGAGCGCGTCGGCGGCGTGCGCGAGCGACAGCCCGGCGTCGGCGAAGGCGAGGACGGTCTCCGCCAACTGGGGCTGCTCGCCCGCGATCCGGCGGACGTCGGCGAACAGGGGAAGCAGCCGGTCCCGGCTGTCGACGAGGCTCGCCCGCAGCCAGACCTCCTCGAACGACGTGGCGCGGCCCCCTTGTCCGGCGACCACGAGGGCGCGCTCGGCGTCGGTGATGCTCATCTCCGCGCCGGCGAGTCCGGGCCGTCGGAGGCCGACGCCCACGGGTGCGTCGTCGCCAGCCAGTTTGATCACCCGGGTGACGAGGTCGGCCGGGTCCGCGCGTTGTGCGACGGCCACCATCAGTTGCCCGCTCAGACCGCAGGAGACTCTGCCGGGAACCTGCTGTGCCGCGCGTTGCAGCAGACCCAGGCGCCCTTCCGCGGCCCACACGGAGGCCGGAGTGCACAGGGCCTGGAACTCGCCGTCCGGGTCGAAGCCCAGCTCGCGGGCGATCTCGGCGGTCTGCTCGCGAGGTGCCCCACCGGTGCGGAGCAGTTCCAGGAAGCGTTGACGCAGACCGGCTTCGCGCCCGTACCGCGCGCCGGCCTCGTCCGCGTAGACGTCCGCTACGACGCCGCTCATCGCCTGGACCCACAACCACAGCGGCGCGACCAGCTCGATCGCGGTGTCCTCGGCCGCCGTACCGCGCGCCACGTCGCGCAGTTCGTCCCACAGCCCGCGGGCGACGAGGTGAAAGGTCGCGAGCACGTCCTGGGCGGGCAGACCGTAGTACGCCCTTCTGCGGGACGCGGACTGCACCTCCAGCAGTTGCTCGGCCGTCGGCTCCACACCGAGGGCGAGCCCGCGCAGCACGGCGCCGAGCCGGACACGCACCGTCTCGCGCTGCTCGGCCAGCGGCATGACCGCGTAGGAGGGGATCTCCCGCCTGATGTCGTCGGTGAACCCGTTGCTGAGCTCCTCGATGCGGGACTGCAGCGACTCGCACAGCAGGCGCAGCGGATCCCCGTCCGGTCGTACCGCGGAGAATGTCACGCCCGACACTGTCGAATCGACAACGATCCCCTGTCAAGCGTGCCCGCCCACGGTGACGGGAACGGGGCGGGCGGGGAACGGGGCCGTATACAGGTCGTCACGTGGCCGGCGGGCCCGTTCCTGGTGTGGTGGTATTCGTCGAGCGGGCGCCGGAGACGATGAGAAGAAGTCACGGCTGCGATGCGGAGAGGGTCCGGGGGCTCTGACGCGCCTGAGAACCGTGATCGGAGAAACACAGCTCGGGGATTTTCTGAAGGCTCGACGTTCTCACTTCCGTCCTCAGGACGTGGGGTGACCACGTACGGGGAGCGGCGGCGCGATGCCGGGATACGTTTCGGGCCTCGGTCTGGCCGCCAAGCTGGTGTCGGTCTTCGCCGTGCCCGGGCGGACAGGAGGCAGTGCGCACAGGGGAGTTGTAGCGCTGTTCGACGAACACGACGGCCGCCCGCTCGCGTTGATGGACGCCGAGCCGGTCACCGCCGTGCGCACTGCCGCCGTCGCGACGATCGCCATGAGGGCGCTGGCACGCCCTCACCCGGACCGGATCGCCGTACTGGGTACGGGAGTTCAGGCCCGCGCCCAGGTCGAACTCCTCGCGACGTTCGACGCCGACGCTCCTCTCGTCGTAGGCGGGCAGGACCCCGCCCGGCGGCTCGCGGAGCTGCACCCGAGCGCCTCCGCGGGATCGGTGGAGGAGGCTGCCCGGGGGGCC from Streptomyces sp. NBC_01478 includes the following:
- a CDS encoding class I SAM-dependent methyltransferase, which encodes MADKDPGSYVMGNTSEEADRLGMQASLYDRHTEYLLRTAGLKEGMHVLDVGCGTGEVSLCAARIVGPSGRVLGVDREPGVLARARDNAAASPFENIAFEQGDLADLDTSGSFDAVVGRLILIHLDDPIGTVKALTGLVRRGGVVTFQDFNISRTRAVPDVPLVTRSVEWICAALREGGRDPDMGERLAHVLRLSGLSDPRVAVAVPTGGPDSAAVTLIAESARSLLPVMERGGITTAEEADLDTLRARMSRACTEVQATVYVPELVAAWAELD
- a CDS encoding PucR family transcriptional regulator, whose protein sequence is MTFSAVRPDGDPLRLLCESLQSRIEELSNGFTDDIRREIPSYAVMPLAEQRETVRVRLGAVLRGLALGVEPTAEQLLEVQSASRRRAYYGLPAQDVLATFHLVARGLWDELRDVARGTAAEDTAIELVAPLWLWVQAMSGVVADVYADEAGARYGREAGLRQRFLELLRTGGAPREQTAEIARELGFDPDGEFQALCTPASVWAAEGRLGLLQRAAQQVPGRVSCGLSGQLMVAVAQRADPADLVTRVIKLAGDDAPVGVGLRRPGLAGAEMSITDAERALVVAGQGGRATSFEEVWLRASLVDSRDRLLPLFADVRRIAGEQPQLAETVLAFADAGLSLAHAADALRIHPNTVAYRLGQWHKLTGTDPRTFTGLLRSVVGITG
- a CDS encoding ornithine cyclodeaminase family protein, whose amino-acid sequence is MPGYVSGLGLAAKLVSVFAVPGRTGGSAHRGVVALFDEHDGRPLALMDAEPVTAVRTAAVATIAMRALARPHPDRIAVLGTGVQARAQVELLATFDADAPLVVGGQDPARRLAELHPSASAGSVEEAARGADVVFCCTSVREPVLDPSWPAKGAHIGSVGGSHGHELAPDTVRAGSLFVEWPGAAASAPPAGAHELQGIPSHRITLLGSVLDGRHPGRREPAELTVFKSTGHAALDVAAAAVVHDVARARGMGTALGL